The genomic segment AAATAATAAGTTAGGAATTTGTTGACTTCTCACCACCTATCGCCCCGGGCTGAACCGCTCACGCATAGGAAGAAAATTAATTCCACCCATTCGGGTCAAAGCGGGAGagttttgttttggttcccaCGGACGGCCGCGGGGAGATTAATTAGTCAGCTGCCGGAAAATCTCCAGGTCGAAGCCGCTTTGCACTTTTGCACCTCTGACATTTGGAATTTTCTCACCACGCCAAGCTAACGTCTGGCCGTTTTTCCcaatacatacgtacgtatattCGTCACGCCGTTTTGGCACCGAAGTCGACCTTTTTTTTGGTTACAAAATGACCGTTTTTGGGCCGAGCGACGAAGGGACGGCGTGCCAAAGTTACCTGGTCGGAGCTGGGCGTTTCTGAAATGTCATTCATGCTCCGACTGTGCGCGTGATCTGCAAATGCAACAAATGCCAGACAAAGTAAACTTTGCAAAGTCGCCACAAAGGAAACCATTGAGCGCCGCCGGGATTACGTTTTCACCCTTCCGATTGGCCGGCAAACCAAATGAACGCCGTACAAATTCCCTCTTAATCCGGCTCACGAGTTGCCGGCGGCAACACAAAAATGCCCATGTTTGCTACtgatattacattttaaaaataattattacgAAGAATAAAGTCTATCAAATAGATGAAAAAAACAGGTAagtgatatttttaaatacttcaCATGTACTGTTTAAAACTgagaaaaaatgcttttccaaTATGTATGTTATTGTAGGCCCATGACCACTGATTAACCAAACAAGCAAAGCGTTAGTGTGTTAGCATTGGATGCTAAAGCTAGCTTGACTGATGGATGgaagtgcgtgcgtgcgtgtgtttgtgcgcGCCCACAGAGGCAAGCCGGCAATTTGGAGAAAGTGACTTGGTtgtggccccgccccctttaaAAGCGACTCCATCTTGACCCCGCCCCCTCCACAGTTCCGGCGCCTCTGTGCGCGCGCGAAAGTCCGTGCGACTCACGCAGGCGTCCCGTACTGCCGGAGCGTCGCGTTCGCAGGTCGTCGGTGGAGCGGTGGATGGCGGAGGCGGAGCTAGTGCTACGGCTAAGCGCCTGAGGGCTACGATCTGAGCACATAGGGGAGGGCGGAGTCGTTGAGGGGTTGGGGGTTTGAGCGGCAGCGCGTTAGGCCGAAGCGCAAAGCGCGGAAGCGTGGGCGAGCGAGACGCGCTTACTGGAGGCCGCGCCGGACGACGACTTTCCGATGTCGGCTAGCGAGCGGTGGATGGGTTTCTTGGTCTGGTGGCGATGTTTGCGAAGCAGCACGAAGATGATGTTTTCCTTCACGTCTTCCGAGATCAGGCCTTCGGCCACCTGACGCTCCGCCACCTCCTCTGCGGAGACGTCGTTAGCGCCATCTCGGTCCGAGCGAGACCACGGCGCCCCCCCCCTGGCTGCGTCTCACCTACGATCTGCGGCAGCGAGAAGGCCTCCAGGTCCAGGAGGATGCTGCCGGTCTGCAGGCACGTGCGCAGCTCGAAGAGGCTGTGCAGCGTCAGCGTGGACACGTGCGGCTTGCTCCAGCGCTCGCCGCCCTCCTCCACCTTCTCCTCGAACTTCACCCACCTGTCGGTGGCGAGCGAGGCCGCCCTCCGCCGTCAAGGCCCGCCCCCTCCGCCCGTTACCCGCCAAATGGCTCCTCACCTGGCCGATTCCTTCCATTCCAGCTCTCCGCCCTCCCGCTGCAGGGTGTCCATCTCGGTGAAGATGGTGGGCGTGGGCCCCCCGTCGTCCTCGCCCAGAATGTGACGCAGGCGCTCGGCGGCCGGCGACACTGTGGAGGGGTTCGGGGGGTCAGGTCTGGACAAAGCTACCTTCTGAAGCATCGTTTCCctgattttaaatcaattgaCTTTTGCTCGCTCAATAGAAATCATAAACCATCTAGGTAGGAAGCATGGAAGTCTTCATCCCTCCCTGGCCCACTTGAACCGTGAACGTCACCCCAAAGCTCACCCAACTTTACCCCCATTTCCCATCACTAGACAAAGACCAGGGGCAATCTGCCGGCTGATTGGTTAGcgcgtgggcctcacagttctgggttcctgggttccaATCTAGGTCGGTGTACCTGTGTGGACTTTccttgttctccctgggcctgcgtgggttttctccgggtactccggtttcctctcacactccaaaaacataaatgctaagctaattgaagactttaaattgcccctagctttGTCTCCATGTGGCCTGCGATTAGCTAGCCAAcagttcaaggtgtcccccacctccaacccgaagtcagctgggataggctccagcacccccacgacctttgtgaggataaagtggatcagaaaatgaattaatagacAAAGAGAATGGAGGGCGAGTTTCTCTTGGAAGACAGAACATCATAGGGGCCAAAATCTTCCTAAGCTCCTCCCCTTTAGTCTGGAGCCACAACAGCAAATGTATccacttttggacacttttgttACATCAATTACTCGCATCCATTCTCAGCAGATTTTTTgctattccaaaataaaaggcTAGGGAACTGTTAAATTTCCCCCCAAAGCTGAAAATCAAAATAAGCATTACTCAGCCGCGTCCCGTAGCGTCCCGGTTCCTCGTCGCCGGCGGCGGCTGGCGTCGGGCACCGAGAAGCCATGCTGGCGAAAAGCTCCCAAGCCCGCGAGGGTGGTGCCGGTGCGTCGCGCCGTAGCCTCTCGCTAACTGCACAAGTGTCCGCGGTGAGACCAAAAAAGTTTCATTTGGCCGACCCGACACGCACCGCCAAACTTTGGAGAACTTCCCTCCTCTTgacttcacacacacactaagaAGCTTAAGCCCCCCCCACCCGCCGTCGGGAATGCAGTGAGCCCAAAGGGGGCCACAAGCGATAAGCCAATCCACGTCCCACCCCCTGTCGGCCGGGTGACCCAACAGGTTGACGCTCTGGGCGCACCCAGGACCCGTTCCAATTGTTCTGCTACGGCACCCTCTCCTGGCTGCTGCCCATGGCGAACCTTTGCACCCAATGTCTCGTTTTCATGTGCCCTTTTGAAAGGTCACCAATCTGCTTTAAAGGAGGATAAGAGACACATTTTTTCTTTGGCGCGCCACTAGGGGGAGCCACCACTTTAAAttgaaagtgtccaatcagcctacattgcatgtttttggaatttgggaggaaaccggagtacccggagaaaacccacacatgcaaactccacacaggtggtctgacctggatttgaacccaggaccccaaagctgcgaggccgacgtgctaaccactcaatccaccgggccgcttgGGTGGAATTGAATTTTCTCAATTAGAGTaaatttttttgtccaaagatGCTGGCTCACCCGAGGAGTCGGCGTGGTCCGCCATCTCGCCGCTTTCGTCGGCGCTGTCGCCGTAGAATTCCGCGGGGGAGTGGTGGCGGCATTCTCGGTGGGGGCGGTGCTCGTAGTGATGCTCGCTGTCGTGCTGGCGCTCGCCCGAGCGGTGGCGCCGTCGCCTGTGCCGGTGAGAGGACGCCGTGCCCGCCGACCATGACTCCGCGTCTGGAACAAGTGTACCTTTTGATGATGTCGTCGCTTtcgactatgcagaggcaaaccctCGTGAAAAAATCCACGGTTGATCAGCGCTCACCCTCCTCGCGGTCGTCATAGTGACGGTGACTCCTGTCCCTGGCGTGCTGCCACTGGTGCCGATCCATCCTGGAGGAAATCGAAACGTTTAATCGGAACAGCTCGATGGAAATTCACCACGACCAATCGGCGGAATGATTGCCCGTCATTTTCACCCCTGGAATTTTTCACTCCGCTCCATTGAAAAGATGAAACGGACATCTTTTATTTGGCATCCCAACGGATTTGAGCCCCCGTCGGATTTGCCACCTTGCCCCAAAAGGGGCGGAGCCAATCGATAGATGTCATCGGGGATGACCGAGCGGGTCGCTGAAGCCCGATCTCTGACTGTGAAGGTCACGCGTGCCGTCAACTTCCTGTCGTCTGACCTCTTGTCGATCGCCCGTCACCCTGCGGCGTGCTCTagccccgccccccaaaaaaaatcaaagcgccaGGGTTTTCCGTCGCCTCGACAACCACAGGCCATCAGACAGGCTTATTTATGTTATTAGCTTTTTTATAGTGAAAAatgatacatatttttaaaaaactaatagtttatttaaaaaaaaaaaggaaaataagggAAAAAATCCAACTTTGAGGTTAACAATGTCCTCAAAATTGATGGCGATTCAATTGCCAATCGATAAGTCAATTAATGCTGGTTaatctgccattgatggcgcgaTACGTCCAACCCATAACAACTGGTCTGACTAAATTGGAGTTAAAACctccaaaatgaaagaaaaccaCAAATAGAATGCATTCCTACCAACAAAAGAGTTTGTAACAAAGAGACGGTGCATGCAGTCGACtccaaataacacattttatattaaaaaaggtaaaaaatgaTGTTGACATGCTTACCCAAAGATGGAAACAAAGTCAAAGtagaagaaagaagaagaagaagaagaggaagaagaagaggccACTGAACAAGTTGGAGGTTGAGCAGGACAAATCCCAACTGAGCGCTCGTTCGCTGCCAAATTGCTTGCTCGGCGGCGTGCGCACGtccatgcgtgcgtgcgtgcgtccgGACCTGCGGGGCATCCCAGTGACGTCCATTTTCCATTTTGCCATTTGCTGACGTTTCTTTCCACAACACAAAGATGAAGATGGCAGCTCCTCTACTGGCCAATGGAAAGTGTTGAAAAATCACGTCTTATACTCAAAGTATGTCAAATACATTCTAcaatataaacacattttacaatATCAATACGTTCTACAATTACGACGAGTGTTGCCCGATATAACGCTAAAATAACATCATCAGTTTCATAAACAAATAACAATACGTAGCAATATAGtgttaaaaaactaaatgttatttttcccctcatattctcagtttttttatatttcccccttttttaatatatcgTCATACTTTCAAACTcgtacatctaaaaaaaatgaggcCTTATTTTTGCTCACAgacaaatttaacatttttatctgtgatttgttctttattttttatttttttgtgttgatgCGACGACAAAAGGTCACAAGAGTTCAACGTAATTGGCAGGAAACATGCCAAAATGGCCGTCGGGGCCGTAACCTCGCCACCAGCCCTCGTCCACCATCTCGATTCCCGTGATTACGTCGTCGGGGTCGAAGGTGATCTCCGTGTCGTCGGCTGGGGGTGAAAGAGCAAACTCAAAATCAAAATCGCCACTCGTCTCGCCGCTCGCTCGCCGATCACCCGCCACGTACCGGCCTGGTAGTCGTACACGGCTCTGGCGCGCTGGTTTTGTAGGGCGCCCCGGTCgttgttgtcgtcgtcgtcTCGGGCCTAAAAACAGACGCGAATTGAGCTACGGGGCAAGCGGGCAAAACAACGTCGGGCGACTGACCATGTGGGCGTGCTGCCCTATGTCCTCGTAAAGTTCGGGCTCCACGTTCCGCTGCACCTTGTACTGGTTATCCTCGACCGGCGTGGGGAACATGGTTTCCGTCAGCGACTTGAGGCGCTCGCTGGTGGGCGCCGCGTACAGCTCTTCGTCAAACTCGTCCGACCAATCGTCGTCCTCCGCTACGTGGCGGAGAGGGACGCGTTAGATCGAGTCGCGTCGCTAATAATTTTGAATTAAGTTGAAAGCTTGATTGACATCTAGTCAGGTCTTACGTGTTTGCTAATTCGGTATCCGGTCCCAAACTggttaaataaattggacgtctattgccgtcattggTTACAAGAGGCTTCTAAACAGGTGACTTCTAAACAGAGCCTTACTACCGTCTAACTCCGCCCATGTTCAGTCCCCGCCCACTTCTGACGGCCTCGTCCCGAATTAACCACGTACCAGCATCCGTCTAACTAACTCCGCCCATGTTCAGTCCCCGCCCACTTCTGATGGCCTCCTCCCTAATTAAGCACGTACCAGCATCCCTCAAACTTACTCCGCCCATGTTCAGTCCCCGCCCACTTCTGATGGCCTCCTCCCGAATGAAGCACGTACCAGCATCCCTCTAACTAACTCCGCCCATGTTCAGTCCCCGCCCACTTCTGACGGCCTCGTCCCTAATTAAGCACGTACCAGCATCCGTCTAACTAACTCCGCCCATGTTCAGTCCCCGCCCACTTCGGATGGCCTCGTCCCGAATTAAGCACGTACCAGCGTCCCGGGTCGCCGCCACGGGAGAAAAAGCTTTGGAGGGCGGGTCGTGACTCCGCCAGGAGACCAACTGAGGCGACGGAGAGGGTGGAGAGGGAGATCCGGCGGACTCGATAACCCGGAATTCTTCCCGAGTGGGCGGAGTCTCGGCTCGCGGTACGGACGCGGGCTGGAAACCGCCCACCCGGAATTCTTCCCGGGCGGGCGGAGTCTCGGCTCGCGGCACGGACGCGGGTCGGAAACCGCCGAGGTCCGGGGGAGCGAGGGGGCTGTCGAATCCTTGTTGGGAGAGGAAGGGGCTTCGCAGCTTCCCTGGGGGAGGAAGACCGGGAAACGGCGAGGGTTTCGTCTGGTTGGTTGCTCGCTCGTGGCGTTCTTACCGACTGCGGGGGCGGAGCTTCCGTTGGCGCCGTCAAAAATGGACTTGTGAGGCTGGAAGACGTCGCGGGGGTGGAAGGCTCGTTGAGAAATCAAGGTCTTGGCCTCCTGACGCccaagttagcattagcgttagcgcgCCGGGCCTCCCAAAGTGGGCGCCGCTCTCGCACTCACGTTGGCGGCATACACCGACGCGGGTAACTTGACGCCGGTGGTTCTGCCGTCTTTTATTTCCAGATTCTGCGACACAAACGTGGGTCGAAAGGTCAACCAACCAGTAAGGTTAGCTTAAAAGGTCAACCTTCATTAAGGTTAGCTTAAAAGGTCAACTTTAGTTAAGGTTAGCTTAAGTTAAACTTTGAGGAAAGGTTAGTCGCACCTGTTGTCGCTCGTCTTTGGCTCGATCTTCTTCGTCCCTCTTCTTCTGCAGAAATCTGACGGAAAGCGTAAACGTTCGAATCCcaggtagctagctagctagcgtgaCAGGCTAGCGCGCGTCGGCGGACCTGTTTTGGTCGATATCGTTGTTTCTCTGATGTATTTTTTGTTCTCTTTCCTTGGTGTGTTTCTCCTCCAGGTCACTCCGCTCCTTTTCCACCGCTCGCCTTTGGAGCTCCGCCTTCTTCACCTCCTCCTGACGCCGCACTTCCTCCTCCCTCTGAACGCACCAAGTTGAAACCCTGGTCAGGTTGTTGTAAATTTAGCCGGCCGACGCTAAGCTAGCTGGCGAGGCGTCTCCGAGTCGGCAAACCGGTTCAATTTGGTTCATGGAAGCCAAAGAGTTCCTTTTGGGTCtctttgagtcacttcctgcacatttCGGGCAATCTATGCGTACGTTTGACAGCCCTAATCTAGGCACAGTATATGATATTTAAGTAGTACGGTTGCACTTACCTGTGTTCGCATCCAAAAGGAATCTTTGTCGATTTGCTGGATTTCCTCCCGAGCGTTTGTCTTGCGATAAACCGAACCCTGCCAAAGACGGGAAAGCACCCGCGCGTCCGGTCAGTCACGCCCGTCCGGCCCGGGACAAACGTCCACATTTTTGTCGCCGGGCCGCTCACCACGGTCCCGCGCGGGACGTCCCCGGCCTGGGGGGCGCCGCCCCTCCGGAAATCGTAGTCGGCCCCCGAGGACCCCGACGCTTTAGACACTTTGGACATAATCACCCCGGGGTCCACGTCGTCCTCGTCGCGAGCGTTGACGGTCACGTGGGCGCCCTGCGCGCATGTACGAGCGTGGCGTCCACGGCGGGGAAAAGACGGCTACGGGTAGGCGGGCGGCGCTCACCTTCAGGAAGTTAGCGATGGTgcccaagtggttagcgcacaaGCCTTTGCGGGTTTCCTTCGCACCTTCGCCCGTCTGCCGCACGCGAGGACAAAAGGTCAACGCGGGCGGCGAGGGCTCGGACCGCTTCCAGCGGACGATTGGTCTCACTCACCCAATTGACTAGCACGTATTTGGGCAGGCCCGAGTCGGGGTGTCGCACTCGACAGAAGGCGTACATGACCTTGCCGCTGCTCAGCTCGTCCACCATCTCCTCCAGACCCCCGCCTGTGCGCGAGAGGTCAAAGGTTGCGTGACCTTTCCCCCCCAAAGAGTCCGCTCTTACCTCCTTTTCCCGCCAGGCGGATCGTGTTGCTGTTGCCCTCGTAGGTCAACAAAAGCCTGAAACGCACGCACAGACGCTCGGACGAAGCCAAAGACGGACGCGAGGAGCGGCGACCCACCAGTTGACGTCGGACCGTGCGTCCACGACCTCCCGGTAAGCCGCCATCAGCTCCACGCAGTTTTTGCTCATGTTGACCGCCATGGCGACGATTGGACCGGCCGCCCGAGTCGTCTCTGTTCCTTTTTGCCAGAGTCGAACCGGTTTGGGGAGAACCCGCCGGGCCGCATTTTCTCTCCGGGGAGCGTACCGCCTTTCTGCCAACCTTCCCTCTATGTCAGGGTTGTCAAACCGGCAGCCCGGGTTTCACTTTGTGTGGCCCGTGGAAGTCAAACTAAagtgagtttttccaagtgtttttgctaaaataataaCTAGACATATACAAAAGGAAACTGTATTCGTCCATGTATAAGACGCACCGTGCAGACACGTGGAAAAGGCtgatctgtttttatttttttatttttaaaatgcttcTCTTCCCAGGGGCGCGCATTCGCGCGCTCCCGGGCGAGCGACGCCGCGAGAGCTTCAGGCGGCGTGCAGGATGTAGGAAAGTAGCACTTTTGTTCCTTGTGAGAACTTGAAGCGCTCGCTAAAAAGGGTCGAACTTTTCCCACGGACGGACGCGCGGACGCCCGCTTTAGGGCGCGAGGCGTGCGCTTTTGTTGACAGTTCCAGTGGGTTTGCACACGGCAGAAGTTGTTCCGCGCCGTCCGACTGACCGTGAACGCCGCAGCCAGGCTGGAGGCTAACGGCTAGCTAACCTATCTCGCAACTGTTGGCCGCGGCCGCGCGGACTTTGCGGCCGTTTGGCGTTTCGGTCGAGCGGCGAATGCGCTCGCCGTCGCCCCGGGACTCATAAGAAGTTCGGCGGGGCGGCCAGCCAGGCAGGGAGGCAGGCAGGGAGGCGAACGTCTGCTCCCCCCCGTCCCAATCCTCCTTGGCTAACTCGCTAGCATTGCTAGCATGCCGCAGCtgagcgacgacgacgacttgGGCGCCAGCGACGAGCTCATTCGATTCAAGGATGAAGACGAACACAAGAGGAACGGGGACCCCGAGCGGGACCTGGACGACGTCAAATCGTCTCTCGTCAACGAGTCCGAGAGCAACGACGGCGCGGAGGTGAGTAGCCCGCCCGCCGTCTCCGTCCAACTTTTCTCCACTTTTCACGTTGGTCCGTCTGCGCAGACGACCGATCGGCGAGCAGAACCCGAACTGGACGAGGCCGCCCGGGCCAGGTACAACCAGATCTTTGCAGAAGGTACGAggcactttgttgttgttgtttatctcGGACGGCCACGTCACCTTGGTGACGAGGGCCGTCAACGAAGCCTGCCAGGCAGCAGATC from the Stigmatopora argus isolate UIUO_Sarg chromosome 16, RoL_Sarg_1.0, whole genome shotgun sequence genome contains:
- the LOC144091367 gene encoding drebrin-like protein B, with protein sequence MAVNMSKNCVELMAAYREVVDARSDVNWLLLTYEGNSNTIRLAGKGGGGLEEMVDELSSGKVMYAFCRVRHPDSGLPKYVLVNWTGEGAKETRKGLCANHLGTIANFLKGAHVTVNARDEDDVDPGVIMSKVSKASGSSGADYDFRRGGAPQAGDVPRGTVGSVYRKTNAREEIQQIDKDSFWMRTQREEEVRRQEEVKKAELQRRAVEKERSDLEEKHTKEREQKIHQRNNDIDQNRFLQKKRDEEDRAKDERQQNLEIKDGRTTGVKLPASVYAANEAKTLISQRAFHPRDVFQPHKSIFDGANGSSAPAVGKLRSPFLSQQGFDSPLAPPDLGGFRPASVPRAETPPAREEFRVGGFQPASVPRAETPPTREEFRVIESAGSPSPPSPSPQLVSWRSHDPPSKAFSPVAATRDAAEDDDWSDEFDEELYAAPTSERLKSLTETMFPTPVEDNQYKVQRNVEPELYEDIGQHAHMARDDDDNNDRGALQNQRARAVYDYQAADDTEITFDPDDVITGIEMVDEGWWRGYGPDGHFGMFPANYVELL